In the genome of Dyadobacter fermentans DSM 18053, the window AGATAATAGTTTTGCATCGAAATCATTCCAGATATGAAACTACATTACCTCAGCATCACCTTCTTTCTGTCTTGCATTGCGAGCCCCGGCCTCGCGCAGGAAATATCGCTCGACCCTGTTACCGTCACCTCGTCGCTCGTCGAAAAGCGCGCCTCGCAGACCGGCCGCAACATTGCCGTCATCAAAGGCGAATACTTTCAGCAACTGCCCGTCCACAGCATCGACGACCTGCTCCGCTACGTGCCGGGCGTGGAAATCCAGGCGCGCGGCCCGCAAGGTTCGCAGAGTGACATTGTGCTGCGCGGCGGCACGTTCCAGCAGGTGCTTGTGATCCTCGACGGCATTCGCCTGAACGACCCGAACACAGGCCATTTTAATAGCTACATTCCCATCTCCCCGGCCGAAATCGACCGGATCGAGGTTTTGAAAGGCGCTTCATCCGCATTGTACGGTTCCGATGCCGTCGGCGGGGTTGTTCATGTTATTTCAAAGACATTTGCGGCGCGGCTTGCCGGCGCAGGAACGGATAATGCTGTACAAAAAACGCAAGTTAACGGCGGCGTGAGCGCTGGGGAATATGGGCTGTTTAATGCCAATGTGGGCGCATTTGTACAGCGGAACAAGCTGGCGGTTTCCGGAGGATTTTTGTCCAACAATGCCTCAGGCGTGCAGCAGCGGGGCATTAAGGGCTATTTTCACAATAATACGGCCTCATTATCGCTGAGCTACGCGATTTCTCCGAGCTGGAACCTATCCATCCGCAGTGCCTACGACCACCGCGATTTTGCCGCGCAGAACTTTTACACCGTGCTCAAATCCGACACCGCGAGCGAAAAAGTGAAAATGTCGTGGAACCAGGTGCGGCTGAGTTACCAGAAAAACAAGACGGCATTTTCGGTAGACGGTGGATTTAAATCGGTGCAGGACACCTATTTGTTCAACCCGCATTCCATTGCCAACAGCAGTAAATCGAAGCTCTGGCAGGGGCTGGCTACTTTGCAGCAGGGCCTCACCGCCAGCACGAACCTGATCGCCGGCGTCAACTTTCAGCAGCGTAATATCCGGTCCAACGACCGCGGCAATCACACATTGAACCAGCTCGCACCATTCGTTTCGGTGGTACAAACGATCGGGGAGCATTTTACAGTGACACCTTCCGCCCGCCTGGATTGGCGCGAAAACATTGGCACCGAAGTTTCGCCCCAAATCAATTTATCCTACAAAAAATCGAACTGGCAGCTGCGGGCGAGTGCAGGAAAAACCATTCGCGACGCCGATTTCACGGAACGGTTTAACAACTACGCCAAAACGCTCGTCACCGGCGGCAGCGTCGGCAACCCCGACCTGAAAGCCGAGCGCTCGATCAGCTACGAAGCCGGCGCCGACTGGTTCCTGACCAGCAACCCGACGGCTCAGCTCAAAATTTCAGGCACGTTTTTCCAGCGCCTTCAAAAAGACCTGATCGACTACGTCACCACACCATATGCACAAATGCCCCGCAAGGATAACCTCTCGCCAACTGGCACATTCGGCCTTGCATTGAACATCGCCGAAGTAAACACGACCGGCTTTGAGCTCGATATTCAATCGGCCAATGCGATTTCGGATAATCAGAAACTGCTCCTCAACGCAGGCCTTACCTGGCTCGATAGCGACAATAAAAGCAATATCCAGTCTTTCTACCTCTCGTCACACGCCCGTTTCCTTGCCAATTTCTCGGCCATTTACCAGGTCGGCGCATTCTCAGTGAGTGTGAATGGTTTGTACAAAAAACGGGCAGAACGGGAAGCATCGGCCATCGAAGCCACGATTTCTAAAAACTACTTTTTGCTGAATGCACGCGCCGAATATGCGTTTCTGAAACGTCAGCTGGGTGTGTTCGTGCAGGCCGATAATGCATTCGACAAGCAATACAGCGATGTGCTCGGCTCGGTAATGCCCGGTCGCTGGTTGATGGGCGGCGTTCGTTTCAGCTTTTCAAAATAGATCGGCATTCTTTTTGCAGGCGTTCGTATATTCGTAAAGACAGCCCCCTTTTATGTTTTTGAGTATACGTAACTCCTGTTTTCTAGTGGCATTATTGGCATTTTCAGGATCACAGGCAGCCGGCGCAACGGATAGCGCCGGCGTAGATCCTGCGGCCAAAAAAATGAATGTTTACTTCATCAGTGGTCTTGGCGCCGACGAGCGCGTGTTCACCAAACTCAAACTCGATCCGCGACTGAATGTGAAGTACATTAAATGGGTGAAGCCGCAGAAGAAAGAGACGTTGCAGCATTATGCAGCCCGGCTGAGTACGCAAATTGACATGTCGCAGCCGTTTCAATTGGTAGGATTATCATTCGGCGGCGTAGTGGCTTCCGAAATTGCGGATATCGCCTGTCCGCAGCAGGTTACGCTCATTTCGAGCATGTCGACCGGCGTTCCGCTTTCGAAGTTCTATCAGTTAATGATTAAATTCCTGCTGATGTCGCCGCTGTCGGCACCATTGCTGAAATCAGCGAATCGGCTTACCTACAACTATTTTGGCGCGGATACGCCCGAATTAAAGAAGCTGCTCAAAAAGATCCTGCACGATACCGACGCCAAATTTCTGAAATGGGCGCTGGTGCGCATGAGCGGCTGGAACCGGAAGGAGCGCATCGATAACGTTTTTCACATCCACGGAACCGCCGACAAGCTTATCCCGATTATCATCGTAAAGCCGGATATTGTGATCGAAGATGGCGGGCATTTGATGATTTACGCCCAGGCCGACCAGATTTCCAAAATTCTCAACCACCGGCTTACGGCCATTGATTGAGCAGAATGATCTTGCCGATATGGTCGCTGCTTTCCATTAATGCATGTGCTCTGGCAGCTTCCGCCAGCGGGAATGTCTCCGCAATCACGGTTTGAAATGCACCGCGTTCCATAACCGGCCACACGTTTTCCCGTATTTCATGTGCTAATGCTGCCTTGAAAGCATGGTCGCGGTTTCGCAGCGTGCTGCCGGTGACGGTGAGCCGCTTGCGCATGATCAGGCTGAAATCTACCACATCCTCGCCGGTGACCTTTCCGCCTTTCATGGTATTGATAAAAACAAGCCGGCCTTCTTCGCGCAGCAAACGCAGGTTTTTGGGGATATAATTTCCACCGACCATATCCAGGATAACGTCTGTACCGAGCTCGCGCAGCTGTTCTTCGAAATCTGCTTCCCGGTAATTAATGCTGATATCGGCCCCCAATGCATCGCACGCAGCACACTTTTCTTCCGACCCTGCGGTGGTAAACACGCTGGCACCGAATGCCCTGGCCAGCTGGATAGCCGTAATACCGATTCCGCTCGTGCCCCCGTGTACGAGGAAGCGCTCACCCTTCCGCAGCCGCCCCCGTTGAAAGACATTATGCCAGACGGTGAATACCGTTTCCGGCAACGAGGCCGCCCGGGCAAAAGCATCGCTATAATGGTTGAAAGCAACGGGTATGGGCAGGCAATGGCTGGCTTCCGCGAGGGCATATTCCGCGTAACCGCCGCCCGCCAGCAATGCGCAAACGGAATCGCCGGGTTTCCAGATGGTAACCTCCGGGCCCGTTTGGTCGATGATACCAGCCACTTCCAAACCAGGAATGTCCTGCGGTGCATCCGGCGGCGGTGGATAGTTGCCTTTCCGCTGGAAAACATCGGGGCGATTTACACCTGCCGCGAATACCTTGATGCGTACTTGCGAACCGGTCGGATGCGGCATGGCTACCTCCTGCATTTGCAATACTTCCGGCCCGCCGGGTTGAGTGATGACGATCGCTTTCATGAATAAATTTCTTTTCCAAACGGTGCGAAAGAGAGGCTCATTAATTTGAAATGCTGCTTCGCAAATGGCAGTCCGATGATGGTAATGGCGAGCAAAATGCCGAAAACGAGGTGCGTCAATGCGATCCAGATCCCGCCCAGAAAGATCCAGATGATGTTGAACACGGTAGACAAGCAACCCGAATCGCCAGGGACATCCCGCACGTGCTGACCAAACGGGAAGAGCGTCATGATCCCGATTTTGAAACATTGAATCCCGAAAGGAATGCCCACGATCGTCAGGCAAAGCGCCAGGCCCGCGGCCATATATTCCAGAAAGACGACAAATCCGCCGAAAATAAGCCAGATAATGTTCCCGATGAGGTTCATGGTGCGATCAGGTTAGATGTGAGTACCGCTTAAAACTAATGCCGTGAACAACTAGTATGCCTGATTTTCGACAGACGGTTCCAGGCGCAAATCGCCGGACGAAATCACTGACTTCCAGTTGTCTATTTTCAGCAATCTGAAAAACTCCTCCTCCCCGATTTCCCTCACCCCTCCCGGCGGCAGATCGCCGAGTTCCAAATCCTCGATACTGGCCCGGACGAGGCGTTTACAGCGGTGATTCGCCTCCCGCACCATTTTGCGAACCTGGTGGTATTTGCCTTCGGTGAGGGTAATGCTCAGCCAGGTGTTGGGCACACCGGGCTGGCCTTCGCTTTGATGCCAGGGCAAAATCGCCGGGCGTTCGATGACCTCCACCTCGCAGGGCGCTGTTGTGTAATAACCGCCACCCTTCACGCGGATAGGAATGCCCGTCCGCAGCAACTGCACCGTCTCCGGTGGCACGATATGGCCCACATTCACCCAGTACGTCCGGGTATGCGGCACTTCGCCCAGGAAAAGCAAGTTGGTAACTTTTTTGTTGGTAGTCAGGATCAGCAGCCCTTCCGACATGCTATCGAGCCGCCCCACGGCGTGCGTACCTTCTGGAAAATCAAAATCCAGCTCCCCCAGCAACCGCACATCATGCGAGCTGACGAACTGCGAAACCATGTTGGGTGGCTTGTTGATAATGAAGTAGCGGTGTGGTACCATGCCCAAATGTACGATCATGGTACCACATGCTGCACAAAAGCAGCAAGAACTTTATTCAGTTATGCTTCGCCTTGTAATGCGCTTCCAGCAAATCCTCTCCGAAATCGTTCGTGAGATCGCGGACTACCGAGTGGATGTGGTTGCCGCCGTTTTGGGTGTTGTCGAATTCGATGAGGAATGTGGGGCCGTGGATGCGGTAGTAGTGGCCGTGGCCGGTGCCGATCTCGGGCTGGTGGTCGCCGAGCCATGCGAAACGGATCTTTTCGAGGCCATGTTTTTCGAGTTCGGCCCATTGCTGGTTTTTGAGCGTGACATGATAGCGCTGCAAATAGGCCATAATGAGTTTTTTGAATGCGGCTTGCTGGCTTGCATTCAGCTCGGCCATCGGGATGCCTTCCATTTTGGCAAGGGAGGCTTTCCGGCTGTTGGAAGTAAATATTTCGTTCGGTGCTTTGGCACCGAGGTTCGCTTTTTCGAGCTGGGAGGCGTCGAGGCTGTGCAGAAGCGCAAATGCGAGGTCCTGCTCGGCTTGGAGGATCCTCCGGCCTTTTTGCGGTACATCGGCCATGACCGTCCCGGGGTTACTGCCCATAAAACTGGGTGTGTAGGATAGCTGATTGTCTATCGACGAGAAGTGCAGCGACAAATGGTGGCCTTCCACGCGCCAGCCCCACGGCTCGCTGCCCGGCGTGCCGAATATGAGAAATGCATAGTTTTCAGGATCGCGGTAGGTGTCGTTCGCCGGCCGGGATTCTACCACCCGCAGCACATGTTCGAGGTCGATGATCTGCACGGCTTTGTTATAACCTTCCTGGCTGAGTACCACGCGGATGAGCGCCATTGCGGCTTTACGCTGCGCGGCATTCATCGTTTTGAGCGTAATGCCTTTGCGGGCGCGCGGCGTGAAGTTCCAGTCGAACCGGGCAAGGTCGGTGTAGGGCAGCTGGGCCTCCTTTCGCTGTTCGGCGGAGAGTGTATGTAGAAAAGCTGCGGCAGCGGCCTGCATTTCACGGGCAAGCCTGGCATCACCCGGCCCGCAACGAACGGGTGGCTTGCCGAAAACCTCCGGCGTAGCGATTTTAAGGCATATTAATCCAAAAAATAAACACTGGATCAGCTTTCTCATAGCGCTTCGGTTTGAAATAAATCGTTGTGCATTACCCATTTAAAAGCCGCGCCGGCGTTCGTTTCTACCTGATAAAGCCCCCAGCCTTATTTCCGCGTATTTTCGACGAAAGGCATTAGTTTTGCGGCTTATTTGAAATTAATATGATGCAATGGGAAAAATTGCTGTCGGCCAAACGCTGGGGCAGTGAAGACAAATACAATTCCGACCCGACCGAAGCGCGTTCGGAATTCCAGCGCGACTACGACCGGCTGATCTTTTCATCGCCATTCCGCCGTTTGCAGAACAAAACGCAGGTTTTTCCGCTGCCAGGAAGCATTTTCGTTCATAACAGGCTTACCCACAGCCTGGAAGTAGCGAGCGTGGGCAAATCGCTCGGGCGGATGTTCTACAATCATTTGCGGACACAAAACCATCAGATCGACGACGATCTGCCGCTGATCAGCGAGATCGGCAACATCGTGTCGGCGGCCTGTCTCGCGCACGACCTCGGCAACCCGGCTTTCGGGCATTCCGGCGAGGCGGCGATCTCACATTATTTCACCGATGGCGACGGTTTGAAATACCAAAAAGAAGTAAGCGAAGCGCAATGGGCCGATCTCACGCACTTCGAAGGAAATGCCAATGCGATCCGCATTCTCACCCATCCGTATGCAGGCAAGGGTTACGGCAGTTTTGCTTTGACCTACTCCACATTGGCTGCCATCGCAAAATATCCCTGCGAAGCCAGTGCAGGACATCAAAAAGCAAATATTTATACCAAAAAATACGGCTTCTTCCAATCCGAGCAGGCTGGTTTTCAAAAGATTGCCACTGAGCTGGGGCTTTCGCAAGTTTCGCAATCGCCGCTCGTTTATAAGCGGCACCCGCTGGTGTACCTGGTGGAAGCGGCCGACGATATTTGTTACAATATCATCGACCTCGAAGATGCGCACCGCCTCAAAATCCTGTCTTACCAGGAAGTGGAAGCGTTGCTGCTGGCGTTATGCAACGATCCGCGCATGCCCGGCCGCCTGGCCGAAATCGAGGATGACGATGCCAAAATCGGGCTGCTGCGGGCGAAATCCATCAGCGTGCTCATCGGCGCATGTTCCGAACTATTTATTAATGAACAAAATACAATCCTGAAAGGCGATTTCAATGCAAGCCTGATCGACCGCATTCCCGAGCCTCACCGGTCGGCCATGAAGGAAATTGCCCGGATTTCGGTACAGAAGATTTACAACTATTCATCGGTGGTGCAGATCGAGGTGGCGGGTTACAAAGTCATGGGTGGATTGCTGGAAGAATTTGTGCCTGCATACCTCCATAACAACTCGCATTACACCCGCAAGCTGGTGGACCTGATACCGAAGCAATTCATCACGTCGCGCACCGACACTTATTCCAAAATTCAAACCGTACTCGACTTTGTATCAGGCATGACCGACCTGTATGCCGTAGAATTATTCCGAAAAATCAAAGGCATCTCGTTCCCATCTATTTCGTAGCAGTTACCCAATTACAGTGGCTGCATATCGCCTTGCGTAAAAGTAGTTCGTTCTCAAAAGTTTTTATGTAAATTGTAGATCGAATTAAACAGCCGCAACCGCCTGTACGTATGCAGATTGAACAATTTGTCTATTCGGATAGTCAATCCGAAATCGCATTCTCCTTTTCACCGCAATTGCTGTTCATTTTCGGCGACCGCGAATTGCTTGAAACGACGGGAATTGCTCACCAACTGGCCTCGGAATTTCCGGGTGCGGTATGTTCCGGATGTTCCACAGCAGGCGAAATCGCCAACGAATCGGTGCGGGAGCACACGGTGATCGTAACAGGCATCGCATTCGACTCCGTGATGGTGCGCAGCTCCAAAATCCAGCTGACCGATGTGGCTTTCGATAGCACGGAAGCGGGAAAACTGCTCGTTTCCAAGCTTCCGCAGGAAGGTTTGAAACATGTTTTCGTCGTTTCGGATGGCCTGAAAGTGAACGGCACCGACCTCGTCAAAGGCATGACAGAAGGCCTTTCCGATGGCGTTACCATTACCGGCGGCCTCGCTGGCGACGGTTCTCACTTCTCCCGTACGATAATTATTGAGCCCGATGGAAAAGTCGCGACGGAAAGTGTAGCGGCAATCGGGTTTTATGGTGAAAAATTGACGATCGGTTACGGCTCGCGCGGCGGATGGGACAGTTTCGGGCTCGACAGGGAAGTGACGCGTTCGCAGGACAACATACTTTACGAAATCGACGGCCAGCCCGCACTTGACCTTTACAAATCGTTTTTGGGTGAAAAAGCCAAAGAATTGCCGGCGTCGGGACTGCTGTTTCCACTGAGCATGCGCGATAATGAAGACCGTGTTCCCGTGGTGCGCACCATCCTGGGAATTAATGAGGAAGAAAAGAGCCTCACATTCGCGGGCGATATTCCGCAGGGCTCATTTGTGCGATTAATGAAGGCCAATAACGACCGGCTTGTGAACGGGGCCGAAGAAGCGGCCCAGGAAGCCGGCCGCGCACTGGGCAATAGTCCGGACTTCGCCATCCTGGTGAGCTGCGTCGGGCGCAAGCTCGTGCTGAAACAAATGGTGGAAGAGGAAGTGGAATGCGTGTCCCAAGTGCTCGACGGGCCTGTCATGACCGGCTTTTACTCATACGGGGAGCTGGCGCCATTCAACCGCGATTCGCTTTGCGAGCTTCATAACCAGACTATGACCATTACCACCTTCCGTGAATGACACCCATGCAAACGCTCGAACTGACCGAAACCAATTACCACCGGCTGTTGAAGCGGCAAATCCGGAAATCGCTGCCGCCCGACCTAGCCGAACACCCCGACATACAAGATTTCCTACTGGCTGTAAACCAGGCATATACCGAATACCAGGACGATCTGTCGCGCATGGAACTGATCCTGGAACAGAGTTCGGGAGAGCTTTTCAAGGCCAACCGCGAGCTTAGCCGCATTGCCCAGGAAAAAACAGAAGAGGCTGCCCTTACCAGTAAAAGGCTCGAAGAAGTGGTAGGCAGCATTTCGGAAGTGCTGGTGCAGCTCGATCGCGACGGTAATTTCACTTACCTGAACCAGGCGTGGGAAAGCATTACCGGCTACCCGGTGAGCGCCAGCATGGGACAAAGCTTCGCAGGTTTTTTCCCAACCGCCGAAGCCAGGGAAAAAGTGACCGAAATACTCTCCCAGGAAACCGAGGGAAAGGAGGAAACGCTGCGGATTTATACGGTGGGCGGCCAGGAAAAATGGCTGGGCGTTTCACTTACCCCTTATTTCAGCAACGGGCAGCACATTGGCTTTACCGGTACGCTCGCGGACGTGACCGCACGGGTGACCGCCGAAACGAAACTAAAATCCTACACCCGCGACCTCGAACGCATTAATGCGGAGCTCGACCAGTTTGCCTATGTGGTAAGCCACGACCTGAAAGCGCCGCTGCGGGCGATCAACAACCTCTCCGAGTGGATCGAAGAGGACATTGCCGATATGCTCGAAGGCGAAACGAAGGACCAGTTCCGGCTGCTGCGCGGGCGCGTTCACCGGATGGAGAACCTTATCAACGGCATCCTGTCCTACTCGCGCGCCGGAAGAATGAAAACCGTGAAGGAGAAGTTCGTGATCAGAGGACTGGTGGACGAGCTGTGCGAATCTTTCAGCACCAAAAAGCCGCTTTCTTTCAGCATTGAGGGCGACGCATCTATGGAAATCGAGGCGGAGAAGATCGCATTGACGCAGATTCTCCAAAACCTCGTTTCCAATGGGATCAAATACAATGATAAAGATGAAATCCGCATCAGCGTCGGCTGGAAGGACCTTGGGAAAGAGTACGAATTTCACGTCGGCGACAATGGTCCCGGCATCAGCCCCGAGTTCCACGAACGCATATTCGTCATTTTCCAGACGCTTCAGGCGCGCGACGAGGTAGAAAGCACCGGCGTAGGACTCGCGATCGTCAAAAAAATACTCGACGAAAAGCACAGCAAGATCCGCATCGACTCGGTAATGGGCGTCGGCACGACTTTTTACTTTACCTGGCCGAAAAACGAAGCAAAAGACATTTGATATGTCCCTGATAACCCAATTAAATACAATTCAAAAACAACAAGATGTCCCTTTCCTCCCCTATCCCGATGACCATATTACTGGTAGAAGACGATGAAGTAGATGTAATGAATGTCAAGCGGGCATTCAAAAAGAACAATATTTCCAACCAGCTCGTCGTCGCATCCAACGGCATCGAGGCGTTGGCGCTGCTCCGTTCCGACAGCCTGGATTATCCTAAGCCGAAGATCGTGCTGCTCGACCTTAACATGCCGAAAATGGGCGGAATCGAGTTTTTGAAAGAAATCAGGCAAGACCCGTCGCTCAGTACGCTGTCTGTATTTGTGATGACCACCTCGAATGAAGACAGTGACAAAATCGACGCATTCAACCTGAACGTCGCCGGCTACATCCTCAAACCATTGTCGATGGACCGGTTCATTGCCGCAGTATCCACATTAAACAGCTACTGGACCCTGTGCGAATATCCTCAATAGCCGTTATTCACCACTATATCTGAACATTATGCCCCCTCTTTCCATTCTGCTTGTTGAAGACGACGACATCGACGCTATCAAACTGAGCCGTGCAATCAGCAGGGCGCAAGTTGAAATAGGGGAGATCCGAGTATGCAAATATGCCGAAGAAGCGCTCCGGATGCTGGAAACGTGGACGCCTGGCTGCATTTTTCTGGACTACCAGCTGCCTAAAACCAACGGTTTGGAACTGCTCAAAACCGTGAAACTCCGCGCGCCCCACCTGCCCGTGATCGTGCTAACCTCGCATGGCGACGAGCGCATTGCCGTCGAGATGATGAAAGCCGGGGCGCTGGATTACTTTCCAAAATCGGAAGTGAACCCCGAAAAACTCACGAAGGCCTTCCACACCATGAGCCAGATGCTCGAAATGGAAAAAGGCCGGGAAGTAGCGGAGCACGAATTGGCTGAGAAAGAGGAATTTATTAATAAAATCGCGCTCCTTTCGCCCAATATCATTTATGTGATTGATATTGAAAAATGGACCAATATTTTCCACAACAAGCAAATCTGGAAAATACTCGGCTACTCGGAA includes:
- a CDS encoding YccF domain-containing protein → MNLIGNIIWLIFGGFVVFLEYMAAGLALCLTIVGIPFGIQCFKIGIMTLFPFGQHVRDVPGDSGCLSTVFNIIWIFLGGIWIALTHLVFGILLAITIIGLPFAKQHFKLMSLSFAPFGKEIYS
- a CDS encoding response regulator, translated to MSLSSPIPMTILLVEDDEVDVMNVKRAFKKNNISNQLVVASNGIEALALLRSDSLDYPKPKIVLLDLNMPKMGGIEFLKEIRQDPSLSTLSVFVMTTSNEDSDKIDAFNLNVAGYILKPLSMDRFIAAVSTLNSYWTLCEYPQ
- a CDS encoding NAD(P)H-quinone oxidoreductase — translated: MKAIVITQPGGPEVLQMQEVAMPHPTGSQVRIKVFAAGVNRPDVFQRKGNYPPPPDAPQDIPGLEVAGIIDQTGPEVTIWKPGDSVCALLAGGGYAEYALAEASHCLPIPVAFNHYSDAFARAASLPETVFTVWHNVFQRGRLRKGERFLVHGGTSGIGITAIQLARAFGASVFTTAGSEEKCAACDALGADISINYREADFEEQLRELGTDVILDMVGGNYIPKNLRLLREEGRLVFINTMKGGKVTGEDVVDFSLIMRKRLTVTGSTLRNRDHAFKAALAHEIRENVWPVMERGAFQTVIAETFPLAEAARAHALMESSDHIGKIILLNQWP
- a CDS encoding pseudouridine synthase gives rise to the protein MIVHLGMVPHRYFIINKPPNMVSQFVSSHDVRLLGELDFDFPEGTHAVGRLDSMSEGLLILTTNKKVTNLLFLGEVPHTRTYWVNVGHIVPPETVQLLRTGIPIRVKGGGYYTTAPCEVEVIERPAILPWHQSEGQPGVPNTWLSITLTEGKYHQVRKMVREANHRCKRLVRASIEDLELGDLPPGGVREIGEEEFFRLLKIDNWKSVISSGDLRLEPSVENQAY
- a CDS encoding sensor histidine kinase; translation: MTPMQTLELTETNYHRLLKRQIRKSLPPDLAEHPDIQDFLLAVNQAYTEYQDDLSRMELILEQSSGELFKANRELSRIAQEKTEEAALTSKRLEEVVGSISEVLVQLDRDGNFTYLNQAWESITGYPVSASMGQSFAGFFPTAEAREKVTEILSQETEGKEETLRIYTVGGQEKWLGVSLTPYFSNGQHIGFTGTLADVTARVTAETKLKSYTRDLERINAELDQFAYVVSHDLKAPLRAINNLSEWIEEDIADMLEGETKDQFRLLRGRVHRMENLINGILSYSRAGRMKTVKEKFVIRGLVDELCESFSTKKPLSFSIEGDASMEIEAEKIALTQILQNLVSNGIKYNDKDEIRISVGWKDLGKEYEFHVGDNGPGISPEFHERIFVIFQTLQARDEVESTGVGLAIVKKILDEKHSKIRIDSVMGVGTTFYFTWPKNEAKDI
- a CDS encoding DUF3500 domain-containing protein: MRKLIQCLFFGLICLKIATPEVFGKPPVRCGPGDARLAREMQAAAAAFLHTLSAEQRKEAQLPYTDLARFDWNFTPRARKGITLKTMNAAQRKAAMALIRVVLSQEGYNKAVQIIDLEHVLRVVESRPANDTYRDPENYAFLIFGTPGSEPWGWRVEGHHLSLHFSSIDNQLSYTPSFMGSNPGTVMADVPQKGRRILQAEQDLAFALLHSLDASQLEKANLGAKAPNEIFTSNSRKASLAKMEGIPMAELNASQQAAFKKLIMAYLQRYHVTLKNQQWAELEKHGLEKIRFAWLGDHQPEIGTGHGHYYRIHGPTFLIEFDNTQNGGNHIHSVVRDLTNDFGEDLLEAHYKAKHN
- a CDS encoding deoxyguanosinetriphosphate triphosphohydrolase, producing the protein MMQWEKLLSAKRWGSEDKYNSDPTEARSEFQRDYDRLIFSSPFRRLQNKTQVFPLPGSIFVHNRLTHSLEVASVGKSLGRMFYNHLRTQNHQIDDDLPLISEIGNIVSAACLAHDLGNPAFGHSGEAAISHYFTDGDGLKYQKEVSEAQWADLTHFEGNANAIRILTHPYAGKGYGSFALTYSTLAAIAKYPCEASAGHQKANIYTKKYGFFQSEQAGFQKIATELGLSQVSQSPLVYKRHPLVYLVEAADDICYNIIDLEDAHRLKILSYQEVEALLLALCNDPRMPGRLAEIEDDDAKIGLLRAKSISVLIGACSELFINEQNTILKGDFNASLIDRIPEPHRSAMKEIARISVQKIYNYSSVVQIEVAGYKVMGGLLEEFVPAYLHNNSHYTRKLVDLIPKQFITSRTDTYSKIQTVLDFVSGMTDLYAVELFRKIKGISFPSIS
- a CDS encoding alpha/beta fold hydrolase, with product MNVYFISGLGADERVFTKLKLDPRLNVKYIKWVKPQKKETLQHYAARLSTQIDMSQPFQLVGLSFGGVVASEIADIACPQQVTLISSMSTGVPLSKFYQLMIKFLLMSPLSAPLLKSANRLTYNYFGADTPELKKLLKKILHDTDAKFLKWALVRMSGWNRKERIDNVFHIHGTADKLIPIIIVKPDIVIEDGGHLMIYAQADQISKILNHRLTAID
- a CDS encoding TonB-dependent receptor plug domain-containing protein, whose translation is MKLHYLSITFFLSCIASPGLAQEISLDPVTVTSSLVEKRASQTGRNIAVIKGEYFQQLPVHSIDDLLRYVPGVEIQARGPQGSQSDIVLRGGTFQQVLVILDGIRLNDPNTGHFNSYIPISPAEIDRIEVLKGASSALYGSDAVGGVVHVISKTFAARLAGAGTDNAVQKTQVNGGVSAGEYGLFNANVGAFVQRNKLAVSGGFLSNNASGVQQRGIKGYFHNNTASLSLSYAISPSWNLSIRSAYDHRDFAAQNFYTVLKSDTASEKVKMSWNQVRLSYQKNKTAFSVDGGFKSVQDTYLFNPHSIANSSKSKLWQGLATLQQGLTASTNLIAGVNFQQRNIRSNDRGNHTLNQLAPFVSVVQTIGEHFTVTPSARLDWRENIGTEVSPQINLSYKKSNWQLRASAGKTIRDADFTERFNNYAKTLVTGGSVGNPDLKAERSISYEAGADWFLTSNPTAQLKISGTFFQRLQKDLIDYVTTPYAQMPRKDNLSPTGTFGLALNIAEVNTTGFELDIQSANAISDNQKLLLNAGLTWLDSDNKSNIQSFYLSSHARFLANFSAIYQVGAFSVSVNGLYKKRAEREASAIEATISKNYFLLNARAEYAFLKRQLGVFVQADNAFDKQYSDVLGSVMPGRWLMGGVRFSFSK
- a CDS encoding FIST signal transduction protein, with protein sequence MQIEQFVYSDSQSEIAFSFSPQLLFIFGDRELLETTGIAHQLASEFPGAVCSGCSTAGEIANESVREHTVIVTGIAFDSVMVRSSKIQLTDVAFDSTEAGKLLVSKLPQEGLKHVFVVSDGLKVNGTDLVKGMTEGLSDGVTITGGLAGDGSHFSRTIIIEPDGKVATESVAAIGFYGEKLTIGYGSRGGWDSFGLDREVTRSQDNILYEIDGQPALDLYKSFLGEKAKELPASGLLFPLSMRDNEDRVPVVRTILGINEEEKSLTFAGDIPQGSFVRLMKANNDRLVNGAEEAAQEAGRALGNSPDFAILVSCVGRKLVLKQMVEEEVECVSQVLDGPVMTGFYSYGELAPFNRDSLCELHNQTMTITTFRE